GGCAAGGACAACATGTTCTTGCATGGTCTGACCTATTCGGGCCATCCCGCCTGCGCCGCCGCCGCGCTGGCCAACATGCGCATTCTCGAGGAGGAAGACATCCTTGGCCATGTGCGCGTCGAGGGCAAGCGTTTCGAGCGCAAGCTGAAAGAACTGGGATCTCTCGACATCGTCGGCGAGGTGCGCGGCAGCCACTTCATGATCGGCATGGAATTCGTCAAGGACAAGGAGACAAAGGAGGTCTTCGCCGCCGAGACCGACATTGGCAAGCGCGTAGCGCGCGAGGCGCAAAAGCGCGGGTTGATCGTGCGGCCGCTGGGCAGCATGGCGGTCATGTCTCCGCCCCTGATCATGACATCGCAGCAGATCGATACATTTGTCGAGGTGCTGCGCGAGAGCATCGACGCCGCAGGCGCGGGCGTGCGCAGCTAAAAAGTTGCGCATATCAACTGAATTCGAGGGAGACGAGCCATGACATTCAATGCCTTGATCGTGGAGAAGGACGACGAGACCGGCAAGACCAGCGCCGCCGTGCAGCGGATTTCCGAGAGCGATCTGCCCGAGGGTGACGTTACGGTTGCCGTCGAATACTCGACCGTCAACTACAAGGACGGGCTGTGCATCGGGCCGGGTGGCGGATTGGTGCGCAAGTATCCGCATGTGCCGGGCATTGATTTCGCCGGCACGGTCGAGGCATCCGACGACGAGCGCTACAAGCCCGGCGACAAGGTGGTGCTGACCGGCTGGCGCGTGGGTGAGGCGCATTGGGGCGGCTACGCGCAGAAGGCGCGCGTCAAGGCCGATTGGCTGGTGCCGCTGCCGGATGGTCTGGATACGCGCCAGGCGATGGCGGTGGGCACCGCCGGTTTCACCGCGATGCTGGCAATCATGGCGCTGGAGGATGCGGGGCTGACGCCTGGCGCCGATCCGGTGCTGGTGACGGGGGCCTCGGGCGGTGTCGGCAGTGTCGCCATCGCGGTGCTGGCGCAGTTGAGCTACAAGGTGGCCGCCGTGACCGGGCGGCCCGAGTCGGAGGGCTATCTGCGCGATCTGGGGGCGACGCAGATCGTGCCGCGCGAGGACCTGAACGAAGTCACCAAGAAGCCGCTGGAGGCCGAGCAATGGGCAGGCTGCATCGACGCGGTGGCCGGTGCGATGCTGGGCCGGGTGCTGAAACAGATGAGACACGGCGCATCGGTGGCGGCCATCGGGCTGGCAGGCGGCGCGCCGATCGAGGGCGCGTTGATCACGCCGTTCATCCTGCGCGGTGTGAACCTGCTGGGCGTCGACTCGGTCATGCAGCCCTATGAGCGCCGTGTAGAGGCGTGGAAGCGCATCGTCCTAAATCTGCCAATGGACAAGCTGGAGGCGATGGTGCAACCCGCCACGCTGGCGGACCTGCCGGGCCTTGGCCGCGACATTCTAAAAGGCCAAATCAAGGGCCGTGTGGCCGTAGACGTGAACGCCTGAGACCCGAGCACCGCCCTTTTTTATTGAAAGGATGGTCTTTCGCGAATTGCGGCGTCGTCGTCTCATGCGAAAGGCAAGTCTGGGCCGATCGCAAACGACGAGCAGAACAAATAGTGAGCAAGCACTCATTGGAAGCGCCGCACGCCGGTGCGGTATCAGCCCAAGCGTTGGAGACACAAGATTAGGTTGGGCAATATTTTTCCAAAACGCGTACTTTGGAAACAAGGATTTCAAATCGAGCGGTCGGATATTCAAGCCGGTTGGATTCGCTGCCGTTCAGATACTTTTGGATCGCATCGCCAGCCGACTCAATATCCTCGCCGACATCGAATACTCTGGTGTCAGTGCGCCACACAGTCTTCCTCATTCGTTTAACCATCGCATAAACTCTTGGTCTCCTTACGCGGGGCGCAGGTGGCCGGAACCAGGGGACTTAATAGCCTGATCACTCTCAACACAAGCCAGTAGATATGGCGCTTTGGGTATCAAGATGGTGGCCGCGAAACGGAACCTACACGATGGGGTAATTTCCGGTTCGGTGAAGCCGCACTGCAGCGTTGCAGCTTCAATCTCTGTCATCGATGGCAGCTTTGTCCGCGCTCCGGACCGTGGTTCGCCAGACCATGCTGCACAATGCCATGAATGTCCGGAGGAGGGATGCTGCACCGTAGAGAACGCCGATCCCGCTACTGTCCGGAGAGGGCCGTCACCGCCGCCCCAACCTCACTAGCCGAGCCAGTTGCGCTAGCATCTGGGACCCGGCCCCTGGTGACCCTGAGCCACTTGCCTGACCTGTCTGCCCCATCCCTTGCCGGACTGGCATCTGTTGAACGCCTAGCAGCTGCCTGGCTCTTAGAGCGGCATACTCGGTCCCACTTGCCCCACCAATCAGGTAGCGATTGTATGCCTGCTGACTGCCCATCGCTGCGCGGGCAAAGCTGTAGCCACCGCCGAGCCCACCGGAGAGGGCGGGCATCATGATGTTGCCCGAGATCGCACGGACGATGAACGGCGTGGCGATGATAAAGCCCTTAGCCATGAGCACCATCATGAAGAATGGGATGAGAGCGCCGATGTTGGAGGCCCCTTCCGGGTCGCCAAGCTCACCGATCAGGGCGGAGGATACTCCGGTGATCGTCGCGAACACGCCTGCGACGACGATGGGATAGAGCGCAAAGGAGACCAGTGCTGACAGCCAGCGCGCGAAGTAATCCTTTGTCACCTCGAAGAGGGTCAGGAAGATCATCACTGGGGCGATCCCGATCAGGAGCGCGATCATCAGGCGGGAGGCCACGAGGATGAAGGCGGCCAGCCCGCCGAGGATCGAGAGCAGAAGAACACCGACGATGTCGAGCATGGCGCCGGCCATCCAGTTCAGCTCGGACCCGGCAGCGTTCAGATAGTCGCCCAGTTCCGCGATCAGGCGGTCGAATTCTTCGGCGAAAGTTCCAGAGGGTCCCGGACTGCCGCCGCCGACCGAGGCCACCAGCGCGCCCGCGATACTGTCGATCCC
The genomic region above belongs to Aquicoccus sp. G2-2 and contains:
- a CDS encoding oxidoreductase, with the translated sequence MTFNALIVEKDDETGKTSAAVQRISESDLPEGDVTVAVEYSTVNYKDGLCIGPGGGLVRKYPHVPGIDFAGTVEASDDERYKPGDKVVLTGWRVGEAHWGGYAQKARVKADWLVPLPDGLDTRQAMAVGTAGFTAMLAIMALEDAGLTPGADPVLVTGASGGVGSVAIAVLAQLSYKVAAVTGRPESEGYLRDLGATQIVPREDLNEVTKKPLEAEQWAGCIDAVAGAMLGRVLKQMRHGASVAAIGLAGGAPIEGALITPFILRGVNLLGVDSVMQPYERRVEAWKRIVLNLPMDKLEAMVQPATLADLPGLGRDILKGQIKGRVAVDVNA
- a CDS encoding type IV secretion system protein, which translates into the protein MSVVTYFVETSQAYLDTAAETQFGAVAATVGTLLVLGTTLVVILVGINMIYQYRAMDGHTAFWLAVKIGLIGIFATNWMQFNAFSSAILYGIDSIAGALVASVGGGSPGPSGTFAEEFDRLIAELGDYLNAAGSELNWMAGAMLDIVGVLLLSILGGLAAFILVASRLMIALLIGIAPVMIFLTLFEVTKDYFARWLSALVSFALYPIVVAGVFATITGVSSALIGELGDPEGASNIGALIPFFMMVLMAKGFIIATPFIVRAISGNIMMPALSGGLGGGYSFARAAMGSQQAYNRYLIGGASGTEYAALRARQLLGVQQMPVRQGMGQTGQASGSGSPGAGSQMLAQLARLVRLGRR